From a single Calothrix sp. NIES-2098 genomic region:
- a CDS encoding UspA domain-containing protein gives MFKTVLFPIDQSREAREAAEVVTNVVQKYGSRLIILSVVEEPPADAPVTDPMVSPEVVAKLLESAQTLFSQQGIKAEVLERQGKPAFTICDVADEIGADLIIMGCRGLGLTEEGATDSVTTRVINLSPCPVLIVP, from the coding sequence ATGTTCAAGACAGTTCTATTTCCCATCGATCAAAGCCGGGAAGCTAGAGAAGCGGCTGAGGTAGTTACCAACGTTGTACAAAAGTATGGTAGCCGTTTGATAATACTATCCGTAGTTGAAGAACCGCCCGCAGACGCACCTGTTACCGATCCAATGGTGTCACCGGAGGTAGTTGCCAAATTACTTGAAAGTGCCCAAACTTTATTTTCTCAACAAGGAATTAAAGCCGAAGTCCTGGAAAGGCAAGGTAAGCCAGCTTTTACCATTTGTGATGTAGCCGATGAAATTGGGGCAGATTTAATCATTATGGGTTGTCGCGGTTTAGGCTTAACCGAAGAAGGCGCAACTGATAGCGTCACTACCCGCGTGATTAATCTTTCACCTTGTCCAGTTTTGATTGTGCCTTAG
- a CDS encoding threonine synthase yields MTQTKSALTEAATISFQALKCKECGEEYELKANHVCELCFGPLEVKYDYNALRNSVTREKIQAGPNSIWRYRPFLPVATDNVIDVGTGMTPLVRSHRLARRLGLNKLYIKNDAVNMPTLSFKDRVVSVALTRARELGFTTVSCASTGNLANSTAAIAAHAGLDCCVFIPADLEAGKVMGSLIYSPTLMAVKGNYDQVNRLCSEVANTHGWGFVNINLRPYYSEGSKTLGFEVAEQLGWELPDHIVAPLASGSLFTKIYKGFKEFVEVGLVEDKDVRFSGAQAEGCSPIAQAYKEGRDFIKPVKPNTIAKSIAIGNPADGVYAVEIANKTNGNIESVNDAEIIEGIKLLAETEGIFTETAGGTTVAVLKKLVEAGKIDPDETTVVYITGNGLKTQEALHGYIGEPLTIDAKLDSFERALERSRTLDRLEWQQVLV; encoded by the coding sequence ATGACTCAGACAAAATCCGCACTCACAGAAGCAGCCACTATTTCTTTTCAAGCCTTGAAGTGTAAGGAATGTGGCGAGGAATACGAACTGAAAGCCAACCATGTTTGTGAGTTATGCTTTGGGCCTTTAGAAGTCAAGTATGACTACAACGCTCTGCGGAATTCTGTCACTCGTGAAAAAATTCAAGCTGGCCCTAATTCGATTTGGCGCTATCGTCCCTTTTTGCCTGTCGCAACTGACAATGTGATTGACGTGGGAACTGGTATGACTCCCCTGGTTCGTTCTCACCGTCTAGCGCGTCGTCTGGGTTTAAACAAGCTTTATATTAAAAACGATGCTGTCAATATGCCCACCCTCAGCTTCAAGGATCGGGTGGTTTCGGTTGCTTTAACTAGAGCCAGAGAGTTAGGTTTTACTACTGTTTCCTGCGCTAGCACTGGTAACTTAGCAAATTCGACAGCCGCGATCGCAGCTCACGCAGGCTTAGATTGCTGTGTATTCATCCCCGCAGATTTAGAAGCTGGGAAAGTTATGGGTAGCCTGATCTACAGCCCAACATTAATGGCTGTGAAAGGCAATTACGATCAGGTCAATCGTCTGTGTTCGGAAGTAGCAAATACACATGGTTGGGGTTTTGTCAATATCAATCTCCGCCCCTACTACTCAGAAGGTTCTAAGACTCTAGGCTTTGAAGTAGCCGAACAATTAGGTTGGGAACTTCCCGACCATATCGTTGCGCCTCTGGCGTCTGGTTCCTTATTTACAAAAATTTATAAGGGATTCAAAGAATTTGTAGAAGTTGGTTTGGTAGAAGATAAAGATGTCCGGTTTAGCGGAGCGCAAGCTGAGGGTTGTTCTCCCATCGCCCAAGCATACAAAGAAGGACGCGACTTCATTAAACCAGTCAAACCAAATACTATTGCCAAATCGATTGCGATCGGCAATCCAGCAGATGGTGTTTATGCTGTAGAGATAGCTAACAAAACCAACGGTAATATTGAATCAGTCAATGATGCAGAAATCATTGAAGGAATCAAATTGCTGGCAGAAACCGAAGGTATATTTACAGAAACAGCAGGTGGTACAACCGTTGCAGTGCTGAAAAAATTAGTAGAAGCTGGCAAAATTGATCCAGATGAAACTACTGTGGTATACATCACTGGCAATGGTTTGAAAACCCAAGAAGCACTTCACGGCTACATTGGCGAACCTTTGACAATTGATGCCAAACTCGACAGTTTTGAACGCGCATTAGAGCGTTCGCGCACTCTCGATCGTTTGGAATGGCAGCAAGTACTCGTCTAA
- the pgk gene encoding phosphoglycerate kinase yields MSKKTLANLSATDVSGKRALVRVDFNVPLDDQGNITDDTRIRAALPTIQDLTQKGAKVILASHFGRPKGVDDKLRLTPVAKRLSELLGQEVIKTDDSIGDDVAAKVGALQNGQVLLLENVRFYKEEEKNDPEFAQKLAANADFYVNDAFGTAHRAHASTEGVTKFLSPSVAGYLVEKELQYLQSAIENPQRPLAAIIGGSKVSSKIGVIETLLEKCDKLIIGGGMIFTFYKARGLNVGKSLVEEDKLELAKSLEAKAKERGVTFLLPTDVVVADKFAPDANAQTVSIDNIPDDGMGLDIGPDSVKVFQEALADCKSVIWNGPMGVFEFDKFAVGTEAIAQTLAELSKTGATTIIGGGDSVAAVEKVGLADRMSHISTGGGASLELLEGKVLPGIAALDEA; encoded by the coding sequence GTGTCCAAAAAAACTTTAGCAAATTTATCTGCAACAGATGTATCTGGTAAACGTGCCTTAGTGCGGGTGGATTTTAATGTGCCTTTGGATGACCAAGGCAACATCACAGACGATACTCGGATTCGTGCCGCTTTGCCAACTATCCAAGATTTAACGCAGAAGGGAGCTAAGGTAATTCTAGCAAGCCATTTTGGTCGTCCTAAGGGTGTGGATGACAAATTACGTTTGACTCCAGTGGCCAAGCGGTTGTCTGAATTACTGGGTCAAGAAGTCATTAAAACTGATGACTCTATCGGTGATGATGTTGCTGCTAAAGTTGGAGCTTTACAAAACGGCCAAGTGCTGTTGCTGGAAAACGTCCGCTTCTACAAAGAAGAGGAGAAAAACGATCCAGAATTTGCGCAAAAATTGGCAGCCAATGCTGATTTTTATGTCAATGATGCTTTTGGTACTGCACACCGCGCCCATGCTTCTACGGAAGGTGTAACTAAATTCCTCAGCCCTTCTGTAGCTGGATATTTGGTTGAGAAGGAATTGCAGTATTTGCAAAGCGCAATTGAAAATCCGCAACGTCCTTTAGCAGCTATTATTGGCGGTTCTAAAGTTTCCAGCAAGATTGGTGTCATTGAAACACTGCTAGAGAAGTGCGACAAACTAATCATTGGCGGTGGGATGATTTTCACCTTCTACAAAGCCCGTGGTTTGAATGTTGGTAAGTCTCTAGTTGAAGAAGACAAGCTAGAACTAGCCAAAAGTTTAGAAGCTAAGGCTAAAGAACGCGGCGTTACTTTCCTGTTACCCACAGATGTGGTAGTAGCAGATAAGTTTGCTCCCGATGCTAATGCTCAAACTGTGAGCATCGACAACATCCCCGATGATGGCATGGGTTTGGATATCGGCCCGGACTCAGTCAAAGTGTTCCAAGAAGCGCTTGCAGATTGCAAATCGGTGATTTGGAACGGCCCTATGGGTGTGTTTGAGTTTGATAAATTTGCCGTAGGTACAGAAGCGATCGCTCAGACCCTCGCTGAACTGAGCAAGACGGGCGCTACCACCATTATCGGCGGCGGCGACTCCGTGGCAGCTGTAGAAAAGGTTGGTTTAGCCGATCGCATGAGCCACATCTCTACTGGCGGCGGCGCTAGCTTGGAGTTGCTCGAAGGTAAGGTATTACCTGGTATTGCGGCTTTAGATGAAGCTTAA